From a single Alkalihalophilus pseudofirmus genomic region:
- a CDS encoding class I SAM-dependent methyltransferase — MKLTNLEKYHDPLLYDAQNDTYTKDLSLIEEYADQCHGPIIDLACGTGRSAVYLAERGHHIIGVDIHQGMLDRARKKAESKNVKVDFHLQDATKLDLTVKSPFLFLVGNAFQHFLTNEEQDALLSGIHAHLEEEGIFLFGTRFLEKEDILGVKPYEASFTDHLGRKVTEVYEDIYHPLEQVLECVSQVIKIDGEKVQKEKETIRLRYVLPQEMKRLLEGHGFTILHAYSDWNKTPMHAKSKQLIYVCKKDSV, encoded by the coding sequence TTGAAATTAACTAATCTTGAAAAATACCATGACCCTCTGCTTTATGACGCTCAAAATGATACGTACACAAAAGACTTATCTCTCATAGAAGAATACGCTGATCAATGTCACGGTCCGATTATTGACCTTGCATGCGGCACGGGAAGAAGTGCGGTATATCTAGCAGAACGAGGCCATCACATCATTGGGGTCGATATTCACCAAGGAATGTTAGACCGCGCTAGGAAGAAAGCAGAATCCAAAAATGTCAAAGTAGATTTCCACCTGCAGGATGCAACAAAACTAGATCTCACAGTAAAGAGTCCCTTTCTTTTTCTAGTTGGTAATGCCTTTCAACATTTCTTAACCAATGAAGAGCAGGATGCCCTCTTAAGCGGGATTCATGCGCACCTTGAGGAGGAAGGAATTTTCTTGTTCGGTACTCGTTTTCTAGAAAAAGAAGATATTTTAGGGGTGAAACCGTATGAGGCATCCTTCACAGATCATCTTGGCAGAAAGGTCACAGAGGTTTATGAAGACATTTATCACCCCCTAGAGCAAGTGCTAGAATGCGTATCACAAGTGATAAAAATAGATGGGGAAAAGGTACAAAAAGAGAAAGAAACGATCCGCCTTCGCTATGTTCTCCCACAAGAAATGAAACGGCTCCTAGAAGGACATGGATTTACCATTTTACACGCTTATAGCGATTGGAATAAGACACCAATGCATGCAAAGAGCAAGCAATTGATCTATGTATGTAAGAAAGATTCTGTTTAA
- the aldA gene encoding aldehyde dehydrogenase: MDPHKLYIAGEFIDSTSKEFIDVVNPSTEEVISRIANGTEEDANKAIDAAYDALQSWKTVPSNERGKVVRELGDALKEERETFIRLLIEEQGKSYDLAVGEVDMAIDYFYYMSEWSRKIEGEIVPSDQTNEQIFIHKKPIGVIAGIVPWNFPVFILARKVATALIAGCTIVLKPSQQTPNTAAKFNELVHRSSLPKGVYNFVTGKGSEIGNVMASHPKVGMVTMTGGIKAGTKVMEAAAQQITKVNLELGGKAPAIVTKHADLDLAVKSIKTSRLTNSGQACTNAERVYVHEDVADEFLLKMVDVMKAATYGNPLEDKKADIGPLISKDHLEGIYDMVKEAVKDGATILVGGQPAEVEKGFFFEPTLLKDVKHDSAIMKEEIFGPVLPVTTYRDFDEVIEMANDSEYGLSSSIYSENYHEVMRATALLEYGETFVNRENFEAIQGYHAGMRKSGLGGADGKHGLEDYLVTHVVYMQYKED; encoded by the coding sequence ATGGATCCACATAAATTATATATAGCAGGGGAGTTTATTGATTCAACGTCAAAGGAATTTATAGATGTCGTTAATCCTTCTACAGAAGAAGTGATTTCAAGGATTGCAAACGGTACTGAAGAGGATGCAAACAAGGCAATTGATGCCGCGTATGATGCGTTGCAATCATGGAAGACGGTTCCTTCAAATGAAAGAGGAAAAGTTGTCCGAGAGTTAGGGGATGCCCTTAAAGAAGAAAGAGAAACATTTATACGTCTTCTAATCGAAGAGCAAGGTAAGAGTTATGACCTTGCAGTGGGCGAAGTCGATATGGCAATTGATTATTTTTATTATATGTCTGAATGGTCGAGAAAAATCGAAGGTGAAATCGTTCCAAGTGATCAGACGAATGAACAAATTTTCATACACAAAAAGCCGATTGGTGTAATTGCAGGAATTGTGCCATGGAATTTCCCAGTGTTTATTTTGGCTAGAAAAGTAGCCACTGCGTTAATTGCAGGCTGTACGATTGTGCTTAAGCCGAGTCAGCAGACTCCAAATACAGCAGCGAAATTTAATGAGCTTGTTCACCGTTCTTCCTTGCCAAAAGGGGTTTATAATTTTGTGACGGGTAAAGGCTCCGAAATTGGCAACGTCATGGCATCACACCCTAAAGTAGGGATGGTGACGATGACTGGTGGCATTAAAGCGGGAACGAAAGTAATGGAGGCCGCTGCCCAGCAGATTACAAAGGTTAATTTAGAATTAGGCGGGAAGGCACCAGCAATCGTTACAAAGCATGCTGATCTCGATCTGGCTGTGAAAAGCATTAAAACGTCACGCCTGACAAACTCAGGGCAGGCTTGTACAAATGCTGAGAGAGTATATGTTCATGAGGATGTAGCAGATGAATTTCTACTGAAAATGGTTGATGTGATGAAAGCTGCAACGTATGGCAATCCGCTAGAAGATAAAAAGGCGGATATAGGGCCATTAATTAGCAAAGATCATTTAGAGGGCATTTATGATATGGTGAAAGAAGCCGTGAAAGACGGGGCTACGATTCTTGTCGGAGGACAGCCAGCTGAAGTAGAAAAAGGCTTTTTCTTTGAGCCTACCTTGTTAAAAGACGTGAAGCATGATTCGGCGATTATGAAAGAAGAAATTTTCGGGCCCGTTCTTCCGGTCACAACTTATCGTGATTTTGATGAAGTGATTGAAATGGCGAATGATTCCGAGTACGGGTTATCGTCTTCTATTTACAGTGAAAATTATCATGAAGTGATGCGTGCCACTGCTCTCTTGGAATATGGCGAGACATTTGTTAACCGTGAGAATTTTGAAGCGATACAAGGGTACCATGCTGGCATGAGAAAATCAGGGCTCGGCGGTGCTGATGGAAAACACGGCTTAGAAGATTATTTAGTTACACATGTTGTGTATATGCAATATAAAGAAGATTAA
- a CDS encoding general stress protein, with protein sequence MKPNYKEFQNDEEVVREIETLKARGVDPATMYVITHDDDRTDRIADNADANTVGASEVGLGTSIKNVFRKKGDELRAKFSELGFTEAEAENLENKLDQGKVILVLKEDHPVNM encoded by the coding sequence ATGAAACCAAACTATAAAGAGTTCCAAAATGACGAAGAAGTTGTACGTGAAATTGAAACATTGAAGGCTAGAGGAGTAGACCCAGCAACAATGTATGTCATCACTCATGATGATGATCGTACAGACCGCATTGCAGATAATGCAGATGCCAATACAGTTGGAGCGAGCGAAGTAGGTCTTGGTACCTCCATTAAGAATGTGTTCCGCAAAAAGGGCGATGAACTGCGTGCTAAATTTTCAGAGCTTGGCTTCACTGAAGCAGAAGCAGAAAATTTAGAGAACAAACTAGACCAAGGTAAAGTCATTCTTGTCTTAAAAGAAGATCACCCTGTTAATATGTAA
- a CDS encoding putative bifunctional diguanylate cyclase/phosphodiesterase, whose product MNESIGNKTIQLRQIIKTLEELHDIVFLMEYVEGRFKYAYFSHGALEYASLTEDCLGKYIDDVYPAYIAEHLQQMYLEAIHKRKPVTYKDKMNVESMNQMGKSVITPIVEEDGFINYLLCFTEKLTHDDFFDSLTGLPSIKGLKEKLESKVKNASDKQLAVCYLKINQFERIVDLIGHESMDEFTVEMTNRMLRVLQFEESGLARVAGDEYIFYVVSDKEICQVAAEIQRQLQAPYLIDEMNLSVQSVMGIAYKRNEELPIEHLINQSYHAMFQAKQKGGQAITVFNFNKHTNEVMNKPILERELRKAISRKELTLYFQPIVHVETSTVHFEALLRWFSPKLGTIPPDVFILVAEDRDFIQLIDEWVIEKACEFLRSLNDPKAKVAVNLSPKTLAAPSIESRLIEGISEYGISAEQIELEITEHSLLKNEQAIIHKLSRLKEVGFSVAIDDFGVSNASLNYLRLLPVDKIKIDKVFIHNIENETKEYHIVHSIISLARKLGLRVTAEGVETSEQAEMLLESKCDELQGYYFSKPVDEHSLPEAVKELQGRLKVLVNQ is encoded by the coding sequence ATGAATGAGAGCATTGGAAATAAGACGATTCAATTAAGACAAATCATAAAAACGTTAGAAGAGCTTCATGATATTGTATTTTTGATGGAGTACGTAGAAGGACGTTTTAAATATGCTTATTTCAGTCACGGAGCACTAGAATATGCTTCTTTAACCGAAGACTGCCTAGGGAAATATATAGATGATGTGTACCCTGCTTATATCGCAGAACACCTCCAACAAATGTATCTTGAAGCGATTCATAAAAGAAAACCTGTAACCTATAAGGATAAAATGAATGTTGAATCGATGAATCAAATGGGTAAGTCAGTGATCACACCGATCGTAGAAGAAGATGGTTTCATTAACTATTTATTATGTTTCACAGAAAAGCTGACTCATGATGACTTTTTTGACTCGCTGACCGGACTGCCGAGCATTAAGGGTTTAAAAGAAAAGCTTGAGAGCAAAGTGAAAAATGCATCAGATAAGCAGCTAGCTGTATGCTATTTGAAAATTAATCAATTTGAGCGGATTGTGGACTTGATTGGCCATGAATCGATGGATGAATTTACGGTTGAAATGACAAATCGTATGCTGCGTGTCCTGCAATTTGAAGAAAGCGGATTGGCTCGGGTTGCTGGAGATGAATATATTTTTTATGTAGTGTCTGATAAGGAAATTTGTCAGGTAGCTGCTGAGATTCAACGCCAGCTTCAGGCGCCGTATTTAATTGATGAAATGAATTTATCGGTACAGTCCGTCATGGGGATCGCCTACAAGCGTAACGAGGAATTGCCAATTGAACATTTAATTAACCAATCGTATCACGCTATGTTTCAAGCGAAGCAAAAAGGCGGACAAGCTATTACGGTCTTTAATTTTAATAAGCATACGAACGAAGTGATGAATAAGCCTATTCTAGAACGTGAGCTCCGTAAAGCAATTTCTAGAAAAGAATTGACTCTTTATTTTCAGCCAATTGTTCATGTGGAAACGTCAACGGTTCATTTCGAGGCACTTCTTAGGTGGTTTAGTCCAAAGCTAGGCACGATTCCGCCTGATGTATTTATACTCGTTGCAGAAGACAGAGACTTCATCCAGCTGATCGATGAGTGGGTCATTGAAAAAGCGTGTGAGTTCCTGCGATCATTAAACGATCCTAAAGCAAAGGTGGCTGTTAATTTATCTCCTAAAACATTAGCCGCACCGTCTATCGAAAGCCGCTTAATTGAAGGGATATCGGAATATGGAATTTCTGCAGAGCAGATTGAATTAGAAATAACAGAGCATTCCTTATTAAAAAATGAGCAAGCGATTATTCATAAGTTATCACGCTTAAAAGAGGTAGGTTTTAGTGTAGCAATTGATGATTTCGGTGTCAGTAATGCTTCATTGAACTATTTACGTCTGCTTCCGGTCGATAAAATTAAAATCGATAAAGTCTTTATTCATAATATCGAAAACGAGACGAAAGAATATCATATTGTCCATTCGATTATTTCGCTTGCTAGAAAACTTGGACTGCGTGTCACTGCAGAGGGTGTGGAAACAAGCGAGCAGGCAGAAATGCTTTTAGAATCTAAATGTGATGAGCTGCAAGGGTACTATTTTTCAAAACCTGTAGATGAGCATTCATTACCAGAAGCAGTTAAAGAGCTTCAAGGCCGGCTTAAAGTATTAGTTAACCAGTAA
- the csaA gene encoding chaperone CsaA → MATIEDFLELDIRIGTIQAAEPLVGARVPAIKLTIDFGEELGIKGSSAQITKRYNPEELIGRQVTAVVNFPPRRVAGFKSEVLVLGGVPEEGDVVLLKPDTNLPNGTKIS, encoded by the coding sequence ATGGCAACGATTGAAGACTTTTTAGAATTAGATATCCGAATTGGCACGATACAAGCAGCCGAACCGCTTGTAGGCGCTCGCGTGCCTGCCATTAAGCTTACAATTGATTTTGGAGAAGAGCTTGGTATAAAAGGTTCAAGCGCTCAAATTACTAAACGATACAACCCAGAAGAGTTGATAGGCAGGCAAGTGACAGCGGTTGTCAATTTTCCACCGAGAAGGGTAGCTGGATTTAAGTCAGAGGTACTTGTGTTAGGCGGTGTGCCTGAAGAAGGGGACGTGGTGCTGTTAAAGCCCGATACAAATTTACCAAATGGCACAAAAATCAGCTGA
- a CDS encoding LLM class flavin-dependent oxidoreductase, whose product MSLNQKAKTLKDIKFSVLDLAPVIVGGTPRDSFKNTVDLAQHAEKWGYERYWLAEHHNMPGIASSATSVVIGHVAAHTNSIRVGSGGIMLPNHAPLVIAEQFGTLESLFPGRIDLGLGRAPGTDQMTAYALRRDRRSNGQDFPEQLAELREYLQPTEELRVRAVPGEGLDIPIWLLGSSGFSAQLAGTLGLPFAFASHFSPDNTLPALKVYRDHFKPSKVLDEPYAMVGVNVIAADTADEAHRLSTSMQQQFLNLVRNQPTQLQPPVDSMDDLWTPFEKQTLNQQLGSSVIGNKQMVQEQLQAFLDETGADEMMVNAQIYDHKARLRSFEIVSEVVR is encoded by the coding sequence ATGTCATTAAATCAAAAAGCGAAAACGCTGAAAGATATTAAATTTTCCGTTCTTGACCTTGCACCGGTTATTGTAGGAGGAACGCCTCGTGATTCATTTAAAAATACAGTCGACTTAGCTCAACATGCTGAAAAATGGGGTTACGAGCGGTATTGGCTGGCTGAGCATCATAATATGCCTGGTATTGCCAGCTCTGCTACGTCAGTAGTCATCGGACATGTTGCCGCTCATACAAACAGCATTCGAGTAGGTTCCGGGGGGATTATGCTTCCAAACCATGCCCCGTTAGTCATTGCAGAGCAGTTTGGGACACTAGAGTCTTTATTCCCCGGAAGAATCGATCTCGGCCTTGGCAGGGCACCAGGGACCGATCAAATGACGGCTTATGCGTTAAGACGTGACCGCAGAAGCAACGGCCAAGACTTTCCAGAGCAGCTTGCCGAATTACGTGAATACTTGCAGCCAACTGAAGAGCTTCGCGTTCGTGCTGTGCCTGGAGAAGGACTTGATATTCCGATCTGGCTGTTAGGCTCTAGCGGGTTCAGTGCGCAATTAGCAGGGACACTCGGCCTGCCATTTGCGTTTGCCAGCCATTTTTCACCTGATAACACATTGCCTGCATTAAAAGTGTATCGTGATCACTTCAAACCATCAAAAGTTCTAGATGAGCCATATGCGATGGTAGGAGTTAATGTCATTGCGGCAGATACCGCTGATGAGGCACATCGTTTATCGACATCGATGCAGCAGCAATTTTTAAATCTCGTTCGTAATCAGCCAACGCAGCTCCAGCCTCCAGTTGATAGCATGGATGACTTATGGACACCATTTGAAAAACAAACACTTAACCAGCAGCTAGGTTCATCTGTGATTGGTAATAAGCAGATGGTACAAGAGCAGCTGCAAGCTTTCTTAGATGAAACAGGAGCTGATGAAATGATGGTAAATGCACAAATTTATGATCACAAAGCACGACTCCGCTCATTTGAAATTGTTTCAGAAGTTGTTCGTTAA
- a CDS encoding iron-containing alcohol dehydrogenase, with translation MRICYYRSYQAIYKIISTFLPWRYPSLLEGEGSLDELPAIIKDQKVDCLLIVTDQGIISAGLLYPFVEQVKRLSIDVCIYDKTVPNPTIQNIEEALELYHSNRCMGIVAFGGGSSIDCAKGVAARVARPDKRISEMRGQLKVKKKTPLLFAVPTTSGTGSEATLAAVISHTETQEKYAVNDPVLIPDYAVLDPLLTIKLPAHITAATGMDALTHAVEAYIGRSNTEETKQCSLQSVNLIFNHLPTAYSDGLNKESRKSMQKASYLAGVAFTRAYVGYVHAIAHTLSAFYGVPHGQANAIILPHVLEYYGSSVYKPLAELADAAEICASEESDKEKAVKFIRSIKELNAAMNIPDKVSDIKEEDIPLMVERAHKEANPLYPVPKILLKDDLTRLYHLIKE, from the coding sequence ATGCGTATATGCTATTACAGGTCGTATCAGGCTATTTATAAAATAATTTCTACCTTCCTGCCTTGGCGCTATCCTTCTTTACTAGAAGGAGAAGGCAGCTTAGATGAACTTCCTGCCATTATTAAAGATCAAAAGGTCGATTGTTTGTTAATCGTCACTGACCAGGGAATCATTTCAGCAGGCCTGCTGTATCCTTTTGTGGAACAAGTAAAGAGGCTTTCTATTGATGTGTGTATTTATGATAAGACCGTACCGAACCCGACCATTCAAAATATAGAAGAAGCATTGGAACTTTACCATTCCAATCGATGCATGGGGATTGTTGCATTTGGAGGTGGGTCTTCTATTGATTGTGCAAAAGGAGTAGCAGCACGGGTGGCTCGGCCGGATAAAAGGATTTCAGAAATGAGAGGTCAGTTAAAAGTGAAGAAAAAAACCCCTCTTTTGTTTGCTGTACCGACGACATCAGGGACCGGGAGCGAAGCGACATTAGCGGCTGTCATCTCTCACACAGAAACTCAGGAGAAGTATGCAGTTAATGATCCTGTTCTTATCCCTGATTATGCCGTGCTTGATCCTCTTTTGACTATAAAGCTCCCTGCTCATATAACGGCAGCTACGGGAATGGATGCATTGACGCATGCTGTTGAAGCATATATTGGCAGAAGCAATACGGAAGAAACGAAACAATGCAGTTTGCAATCAGTGAACCTCATTTTTAACCATTTACCAACAGCATATTCGGATGGACTGAATAAAGAAAGCCGTAAGTCTATGCAGAAGGCGTCTTATTTAGCAGGAGTGGCTTTTACCAGGGCATATGTCGGATATGTCCATGCTATTGCTCATACACTTAGCGCGTTTTACGGTGTACCTCATGGGCAAGCGAATGCGATCATTCTACCTCATGTTTTAGAGTACTATGGCTCATCAGTATATAAGCCATTAGCGGAGTTAGCTGATGCAGCGGAGATTTGTGCGTCGGAAGAATCGGATAAAGAGAAGGCCGTAAAGTTCATTAGATCAATTAAAGAACTTAATGCCGCTATGAATATTCCAGATAAAGTGAGCGATATCAAAGAAGAGGATATTCCTTTAATGGTAGAGAGGGCGCATAAGGAAGCGAACCCGCTCTATCCTGTACCGAAAATCTTGCTGAAAGATGATCTTACCCGTCTTTATCATTTAATTAAAGAGTAA
- a CDS encoding Lrp/AsnC family transcriptional regulator, whose amino-acid sequence MSLTNRRKQFLEELVHIYAKTNEPIHYSEIAKTIGVSKWTAYDILKELEKHQFLEKTYSVNPNETGRSLVVFVPTEKSKDMFLKERVHITSEEEWMGIKENVLAFIHQTKSLDNQITPLLERMPHAPYKIEVCAQFLGVLLVYLNNQGPNIQHLTLNMLNISKNPAIQLSTFVGAVTGMIIESASETISPEMVELLRQFTHALEELKEEELIYLIHLLEDLRA is encoded by the coding sequence TTGAGCCTGACAAACCGGCGAAAACAATTTTTAGAGGAGTTAGTTCATATCTATGCTAAAACAAATGAACCGATCCATTACTCCGAGATCGCTAAAACGATTGGTGTCAGCAAATGGACCGCCTACGATATTTTAAAAGAGCTCGAAAAGCATCAATTCCTTGAGAAAACATATTCAGTCAATCCTAATGAAACAGGACGTTCCCTTGTCGTTTTTGTTCCTACAGAAAAATCGAAGGATATGTTTCTTAAAGAAAGAGTTCATATCACAAGCGAAGAAGAATGGATGGGTATTAAAGAAAATGTGCTGGCTTTTATCCATCAAACGAAATCATTAGATAATCAAATCACTCCCTTGCTAGAACGTATGCCCCATGCCCCTTATAAAATTGAGGTATGTGCTCAGTTTTTAGGAGTTCTTCTCGTTTATTTAAATAACCAAGGTCCTAACATACAACATCTTACTCTTAATATGCTGAACATCTCAAAAAATCCAGCCATTCAGCTGTCGACGTTTGTTGGAGCTGTCACAGGAATGATAATTGAATCAGCAAGTGAAACGATCAGTCCTGAAATGGTTGAATTACTAAGGCAGTTTACGCATGCCCTCGAAGAATTAAAAGAGGAAGAACTAATTTATCTGATTCATTTATTAGAAGATTTACGAGCGTAA
- a CDS encoding NAD(P)/FAD-dependent oxidoreductase: MYDCVIVGGGIAGLQAAIQLGRYEHRVLVIDSDGGRSLLCKSYHNILGYPDGVSGDYLRSIGKEHAVRLGVQFLQGKVDTINKHKTYFTLQTDHREDILGKRVLLATGIMDRFPKLEGLLPCLGKSVYVCPDCDGYEIKDMKTVIIGSGDVGANMALTLLYWSKNLLYINHEKRTVSKDLLKQLKEKGVEYIQEEVSALTEEDGLLLDVRLKNGNVIKVNKGFIAFGGNEVRSDLAQQLGAERLSNKHIVVDPRSKMTSVEHVWAAGDVAAHSEQVTIAMGEGSQAAIWIHKSLC, encoded by the coding sequence ATGTATGATTGTGTCATTGTTGGAGGCGGAATTGCTGGTTTGCAAGCAGCTATTCAATTAGGAAGATACGAGCATCGTGTCCTTGTCATTGATAGCGATGGAGGCAGATCATTATTATGTAAAAGTTATCATAATATATTAGGTTACCCCGATGGTGTAAGTGGAGACTATTTACGATCAATTGGAAAAGAACATGCTGTACGATTAGGAGTCCAGTTTTTACAAGGGAAAGTTGATACCATAAATAAGCATAAAACTTATTTCACTCTTCAAACCGATCACAGAGAAGATATATTAGGAAAGCGAGTATTGCTTGCTACTGGAATTATGGACCGGTTTCCTAAACTTGAAGGGCTGCTCCCTTGTCTCGGGAAAAGCGTATATGTTTGCCCGGACTGTGATGGGTATGAAATTAAAGACATGAAAACTGTCATTATAGGGAGTGGCGATGTTGGAGCCAATATGGCCCTCACTCTTCTTTATTGGAGTAAGAACTTACTGTATATAAACCATGAAAAAAGGACAGTTTCTAAAGATTTGCTTAAACAACTCAAAGAAAAAGGCGTTGAATATATCCAAGAAGAGGTTTCAGCTTTGACGGAAGAGGATGGACTTCTTTTGGATGTGAGATTAAAGAACGGAAATGTGATAAAGGTAAATAAAGGGTTCATTGCGTTTGGCGGGAATGAGGTGCGTTCTGATTTGGCTCAGCAGCTAGGAGCTGAGAGGCTTTCTAACAAGCATATCGTAGTCGACCCTCGCTCTAAAATGACCTCAGTGGAGCATGTATGGGCAGCAGGCGATGTAGCTGCTCACTCAGAACAAGTGACGATTGCGATGGGAGAAGGGTCTCAGGCAGCCATATGGATTCATAAATCCCTATGCTAA
- a CDS encoding ParM/StbA family protein, which yields MTKSRIAAIDVGNDSVKALFGKADFELNIPNVIARDTEDRPVIGIEELNDKDPLEGIHIRVHSPALNDNNAIYRVGNLATKSDNATELDPGSSKSEEDQTLVMLFATLALDAVRAENGELFKKSNQVIDANYTLGTGLPLREVKEGKDVGYRSQLLSSVHQVEFLVTPKYQGLKVNIRFDQVKVYPEGFAAYINLVMDKDLNIINRDLVDKRILIQDIGGLSTDIAVIKNRNVDDDKAQGFNLGVSESLEAIREEIRTKHGVELDTRRDVVEVITKKQDRNHIMVKGSRTSVHDITDRILFELAKKQYRHLRNVWQKNSQTEICYFVGGGAMVLKEYLKTLNNNLDGYNIAFFEDEKESIWMMANAYYKLIADFDRKNNQVAAAKDPQSHQEKKAAKK from the coding sequence ATGACGAAAAGTAGAATCGCAGCTATTGATGTTGGTAATGATTCAGTTAAAGCCTTATTTGGAAAAGCTGATTTTGAATTAAATATCCCAAATGTAATTGCTAGAGATACAGAGGATCGTCCTGTTATTGGAATTGAGGAATTAAATGATAAAGATCCTTTAGAAGGAATACATATCCGTGTCCATTCACCCGCATTAAATGATAATAATGCGATCTATCGTGTGGGGAATTTAGCGACAAAAAGCGACAATGCGACAGAGCTTGACCCAGGCAGCAGTAAATCTGAAGAAGATCAAACGCTTGTTATGCTTTTTGCTACATTAGCGCTTGATGCAGTTCGTGCGGAAAACGGCGAGCTGTTTAAAAAGTCTAATCAAGTAATAGATGCAAATTATACGTTAGGGACGGGCTTGCCGCTTCGTGAAGTAAAAGAAGGAAAAGATGTTGGATATCGTTCTCAGCTTCTAAGCTCTGTTCACCAAGTAGAGTTTTTAGTGACACCTAAATACCAAGGATTAAAAGTTAACATCCGCTTTGACCAAGTAAAAGTATATCCAGAAGGCTTTGCTGCCTACATTAACTTAGTGATGGATAAAGATTTAAATATTATTAATCGTGATCTAGTAGATAAGCGTATTTTAATTCAAGATATCGGCGGGCTTTCAACAGATATCGCTGTTATTAAAAACCGTAATGTTGATGATGATAAGGCTCAAGGCTTTAACCTTGGGGTGTCTGAATCTCTTGAGGCCATCCGTGAAGAAATTAGAACGAAACACGGTGTTGAGTTAGATACTCGCCGCGATGTAGTTGAGGTCATTACGAAAAAGCAAGACCGCAATCACATCATGGTTAAAGGAAGCCGTACGAGTGTTCATGACATTACAGACCGCATTTTATTTGAACTTGCGAAAAAGCAATACCGCCATCTTCGTAACGTATGGCAAAAGAATTCGCAAACAGAGATTTGCTACTTTGTAGGCGGCGGTGCGATGGTATTAAAAGAGTACTTGAAAACATTAAATAATAATTTAGACGGTTATAATATTGCGTTCTTTGAAGATGAGAAAGAGAGCATCTGGATGATGGCTAATGCATATTACAAGCTGATTGCTGATTTTGATCGTAAAAATAATCAAGTCGCAGCAGCGAAAGATCCTCAGTCTCATCAAGAGAAAAAAGCGGCTAAGAAATAA